A window from Chitinophaga filiformis encodes these proteins:
- a CDS encoding DUF1501 domain-containing protein, producing MLILNRRRFLQVGSLASASLMMPKFLKALERDHLVPAGNKVLVVVQLSGGNDGLNTVIPYRNDIYYRMRPTLGIQRENALSLTDEMGLHPALKGLKGLYDEGSLAILNSVGYPNPDRSHFRSMDIWQSASTSSENWTDGWIGRFLDAQCKGCDKPVQALEIDDTLSLAMKGNLQKGLAVKDPDKLQAAANDRMFRELLQQEAKAMEDDHQPVDYLYKTMSATVSSASYIREQFKAYKTKEIFPSTELGKNMQTIARLIMSDITTKVYYVSHGAFDTHVNQLATQQTQLQRLDEAVTALTKELKNNNRFQDVVIVTFSEFGRRVEQNAGGGTDHGTANNMFMISGGLKQQGLLNEAPDLEQLNEGDLQHKIDFKRVYATLLKKWLDADDAAILKKQYDHLSFV from the coding sequence ATGCTGATCTTAAACAGGCGACGTTTCTTACAGGTAGGATCATTAGCTTCAGCTTCACTGATGATGCCGAAATTTTTGAAGGCATTGGAAAGAGATCATCTCGTACCTGCCGGTAATAAAGTATTGGTTGTTGTGCAGCTCTCAGGCGGTAACGACGGCCTGAACACGGTGATCCCCTACCGGAATGATATTTACTACCGCATGCGCCCTACGCTAGGTATTCAGCGTGAAAATGCATTATCCCTCACGGATGAAATGGGATTACATCCTGCATTGAAAGGCCTGAAAGGACTGTACGATGAAGGCTCGCTGGCAATATTGAATAGTGTAGGATATCCCAATCCCGACAGGTCGCATTTCCGTTCTATGGATATCTGGCAGTCTGCCAGCACTTCTTCTGAGAACTGGACAGATGGTTGGATAGGACGATTCCTCGATGCACAGTGCAAGGGCTGTGACAAGCCGGTACAGGCGCTGGAAATTGACGATACCCTTAGCCTGGCCATGAAAGGAAACCTGCAAAAGGGACTCGCGGTTAAGGACCCCGATAAACTGCAGGCTGCCGCTAATGACAGGATGTTTCGGGAATTGCTGCAACAGGAAGCAAAGGCAATGGAAGATGATCATCAGCCTGTGGACTACCTGTATAAAACGATGAGTGCAACGGTTTCATCTGCGTCTTATATCAGGGAACAGTTCAAGGCATACAAGACAAAGGAGATCTTTCCTTCAACAGAACTGGGAAAGAATATGCAGACCATTGCAAGGCTTATTATGTCCGATATCACCACCAAGGTATATTATGTATCACATGGTGCTTTCGATACACACGTCAATCAGCTGGCGACGCAGCAGACACAGTTACAACGGCTGGATGAAGCTGTAACCGCATTAACAAAAGAGCTGAAGAATAATAACCGTTTCCAGGATGTGGTAATTGTTACCTTCTCTGAATTCGGTCGCCGGGTTGAACAAAATGCCGGCGGCGGCACAGATCATGGCACTGCCAATAATATGTTTATGATAAGCGGAGGACTGAAGCAGCAAGGCTTATTGAATGAAGCGCCCGACCTGGAACAGCTGAATGAAGGAGACCTGCAACACAAAATAGATTTCAAGCGTGTGTATGCCACCCTGTTAAAGAAGTGGCTGGACGCCGATGATGCGGCAATCCTTAAAAAGCAGTATGATCACCTGTCGTTCGTCTAA
- a CDS encoding DUF1800 family protein, with the protein MSAVPETLQMQHLAWRAGFGASLPVIEDWTHRKRRQVISKILAGPDKDTQTPLKVMDESDLPERTKEMSPEEKKELAKMNRQGIKDLNLSWIYEMVQTQHPLREKMALFWHGHFACRTQNVLFSQQLLQVIRENALGNFGTLLTAVSRTPAMLQFLNNQQNYKAHPNENFAREVMELFTMGRGHYTETDIKEAARAFTGWGYDNEGNFVFREKRHDGGEKTVLGKSGNFTGDDILKILLERKETATFITAKVYRFFVNETPDDARINALAEKFYASGYDIGALMQHIFNADWFYDQRFIGQRIKSPVELLVGLRRTVPVNFEREEVMLSFQQVLGQVLFYPPNVAGWPGGRNWIDSSSLMYRMQLPKMILYEREFNITPKEITPEMGMGSYKATMDLNESVKRQYARKIKGVINWDIFLKDYEKVPREKLADTIAGSLLLANRNVNRQLLENYADASSRENYIKTVAIAVMSTPEYQLC; encoded by the coding sequence CTGGCCCTGATAAGGATACACAAACGCCCCTGAAAGTAATGGATGAAAGCGACCTGCCTGAACGGACCAAAGAAATGTCGCCGGAGGAAAAGAAAGAACTGGCCAAAATGAACAGGCAGGGTATAAAAGATCTTAACCTTTCATGGATATACGAAATGGTGCAGACCCAACATCCATTGCGTGAAAAGATGGCCCTGTTCTGGCACGGGCATTTTGCCTGCCGTACACAAAATGTATTGTTCAGCCAGCAGTTGTTGCAGGTAATACGTGAGAACGCACTGGGTAATTTCGGTACACTGCTGACAGCCGTTTCCCGGACACCGGCCATGTTACAATTCCTGAACAATCAGCAGAATTATAAAGCCCATCCCAATGAGAACTTCGCCCGGGAAGTGATGGAACTGTTTACGATGGGACGTGGACATTATACTGAAACAGACATTAAAGAAGCCGCGAGAGCCTTTACTGGCTGGGGATATGACAACGAAGGCAATTTTGTATTCAGGGAAAAAAGACATGATGGCGGAGAAAAAACAGTGTTGGGCAAGAGCGGTAATTTCACCGGCGATGATATCCTGAAAATATTATTGGAGCGAAAAGAAACGGCAACATTCATCACCGCAAAAGTGTACCGTTTTTTTGTAAATGAAACACCTGATGATGCAAGGATCAACGCCCTCGCAGAAAAGTTCTATGCTTCCGGATATGATATCGGGGCACTCATGCAGCATATCTTCAATGCAGACTGGTTCTATGACCAACGCTTCATTGGCCAACGTATAAAATCGCCGGTAGAACTGCTGGTTGGTTTACGTAGAACCGTTCCTGTTAACTTTGAAAGGGAAGAGGTAATGTTGTCATTCCAGCAGGTATTGGGACAAGTGCTGTTTTATCCGCCTAATGTAGCCGGATGGCCCGGAGGACGCAACTGGATTGATAGTTCCAGCCTGATGTACCGTATGCAGTTACCGAAGATGATACTGTATGAAAGAGAATTCAATATTACCCCTAAGGAGATCACTCCTGAAATGGGCATGGGCAGCTATAAGGCAACCATGGACTTGAATGAATCTGTGAAAAGGCAATACGCCAGGAAGATCAAAGGAGTGATCAACTGGGACATTTTCCTGAAAGATTATGAGAAGGTACCCAGAGAAAAACTGGCAGATACTATTGCCGGTTCGCTTTTGCTGGCCAACAGGAATGTGAACAGGCAACTGCTGGAAAATTATGCAGACGCCTCTTCCCGCGAAAACTATATCAAAACAGTTGCGATAGCAGTAATGAGCACACCCGAGTACCAGTTGTGCTAA